The nucleotide window CCGAATAAACTGCGCCGTACGCGGCGGCAGAACCTTTCATATTCGCCATGGTTGGCGATATGATCGAAAAGTCCGCCACGCGGACGCGGACTTCCACATCACAAGGATATTCATGCATCTGAAACGCGCTACCCTCGCTGCCGCCGCTACCGCCGCTGCGGCGCTGCTCGCCGGCACCACCGGCCATGCGCTGGCCCAGGCCTGTGCGCCCGGCACCAGCCAGCAACGCCCGCTGACCTACCCGGTCACCAAGAAAGTCGACCAGCGCGACGATTACCACGGCACCACGGTCGCCGACCCCTATCGCTGGCTGGAAGATGCCAACAGCGCCGAGACCCGCGCCTGGGTCGACGAGCAGAACCGGCTGACGCAAGCCTTCCTCGGCCAGATCCCCGAGCGCGCGGCGATCCGCCAGCGCCTCACGCAACTGTGGAACTTCGAGCGCTATTCGGTGCCGTTCAAGGAAGGCGGACGCTACTTCTACAGCCGCAACGACGGACTCCAGAACCAGGCCGTGCTTTATACGGTGAAAACGCTGGATGAACAGCCGCGCGTGCTGCTCGATCCGAACACGCTGGCCAGCGACGGCACCGTGGCGCTGGCCGGCATCGCCATCAGCCCGCAGGGCAAGTACCTGGCCTACAGCACCGCGGCGTCCGGCTCGGACTGGAACGAGATCCGCGTGCGCGACATCGATACCGGCAAGGACACGCAAGACCATATCAAGTGGGTGAAGTTCTCCAGCACGGCCTGGGCGCACGACGGTTCCGGCTTCTACTACAGCCGCTACGACGAGCCGGCCGAAGGCGCCAAGCTGGCTGGCGTGAACTACTTCCAGAAACTGTACTTCCACAAGCTTGGCACGCCGCAGGAGCGCGACATCCTCGTGTATGACCGCCCGGACCAGAAGGAATGGGGCTTCCAGGCCGAAGTCACCGATGACGGCCGCTACCTCGTCATCAACGCCACCCAGGGCACCGATCCGAAGAACCGCGTGTTCATCAAGGACCTGAAGCAGAAGGACGGCAAGGTCGCCGGCCTGCTCGAGGCGTTCGACGCGTCGTATGCCTTCATCGACAACGACGGCCCGCTGTTCTACTTCGTCACCGACAAGAACGCACCGAAGTCGCGCATTGCCGCGATCGACGTGCGCAACGGCAAGTGGACGGAGATCGTGCCGGAAGCAAAACAGACCCTGAAAGGCGCCAACATCGTCAATGGCCAGCTGGTCGCCGAATACCTCGCCGACGCCTACAGCGCCGTCAAGGTCTTCGACCTGAAGGGCAAGCCGCTGCACGACGTGGCGCTGCCCGGCATCGGCTCGGCCGGCGGCTTCGCGGGCAAGCGCGGCGACACGGAAACGTTCTACGCGTACACCAGCTTCACCACGCCGACCACGATCTACCGCTACGACCTGAAAGCGGGCAAGAGCAGCGTGTATCGCCAGCCGAAGGTGGATTTCGACCCGGACGCGTATGAAACGCGCCAGGAATTCTTCACCAGCAAGGATGGCACGCGCGTGCCGATGTTCATCGTCGCCAGGAAGGGCATCAAGCGCGACGGCAGCAACCCGACCTACCTGTACGGCTACGGCGGCTTCAACGTGCCGCTGACGCCGGCGTTCTCGGTGGCCAACCTGGCATGGGTGGAAATGGGCGGGGTCTACGTGATGGCCAACCTGCGCGGCGGCGGCGAGTACGGCGAGGAATGGCACCAGGCCGGCACCAAGCTGCGCAAGCAGAACGTGTTCGACGATTTCATCGGCGCGGCCGAATGGCTGGTGGCCAACAAGGTGACGTCGCCGGCCAAGCTGGCGATCGGCGGCGGCAGCAACGGCGGCCTGCTGGTGGGCGCGGCGATGACGCAGCGGCCGGACCTGTTCGGCGCGGCACTCCCAGCGGTGGGCGTCATGGACATGCTGCGTTTCCATAAATTCACGATCGGCTGGGCATGGACGTCCGACTATGGTTCGTCCGACAACCCGGAAGAGTTCAAGGCGCTGGTCAAGTACTCGCCGCTGCATAACCTGAAAGCCGGCACCTGCTACCCGGCCACGATGGTCACCACGGCCGACCACGATGACCGCGTCGTGCCGGCGCACAGCTTCAAGTTCGCCGCCGCCGCGCAGGCGGCCCAGGGCGGGCCGGCACCGGTGCTGATCCGTATCGAAACCAAGGCCGGCCACGGCGCCGGCAAGCCGACCTCGAAGCAGATCGAGGAAGTGGCCGATCGCTGGGGTTTCCTGTCGCGCACCCTGGGCATGCAGGCCGCCCCGGTCACGGCAGCGAGCCCGTCGTCCAGCGGCGCAGCGCGGTAAGCAAGCGGACTGGCACGGTTGCCTGGAATACGTGCAGAAATGATGCGGAGGTCGACAAGAAGTCGACTGACAATGTTGATTTGTCAAGCTGATTGACAACGTTGGTTGACAGCACAAGGGGCGCTTCGGCGCCCCTTGTGCTTGAATGGATGGTTCGAGCATCCTGTCTGTCGCCGACAACGGGCGGACCTGGGGGTGACACCCATCAGCACGATGTTGCCGCAAGGCATTCCCTAATCATGCTACCATTCGCATCGAACTTTTCAAGCCCTGGAGCGACCATGAGCCTCACCTCTGGCAGCAACGCCATCGACGCACTCGTTTACAGCAGCTGGAACAGGACGGCGGACACGCCTGTGACGCTGACCTACAGCTTCCTGACGCGCGCGCCCATCGACGCTTCGGCGGATGACCGGACCGGCTTCAAGGCGATGTCATCGGTGCAACAGTCAGCCGTGCGCGAGGCACTGGGCGAGTGGGCATCGGTGGCCAATATTTCGTTTGTCGAGGTAGCGTCGTCGACGGCGCAGCTGCAATTCGGCACGAATACGCAGGGCACCAGTACCAGCGCCTATGCCTACCTGCCGGGGATCGGCATCCCCTCGGTACAGATGTACCTGAACAACAAGCTCTCGTACAATTCCGATTTTTCGGTGGGCAGCTACGGACCGTCGGTCGTGATGCACGAGATCGGCCACATGCTGGGCCTGAAGCATCCGGGCGACTACAACGCGACCGGCTCCGATGTCGACGGCCCGTTCCTGCCGGCTGCTACCGACAACGGCGATTACACGCTGATGTCATACAACGATCCGACCGGCTACGCGATCAACCACAAGTTCCAGACCACGCTGATGATGTACGACATCCAGGCGATCCAGTACCTGTATGGCGCGAACACGCGCTATCACAGCGGGAACGACGAGTACGATTTCAGCAGCGGCACGGCGCCGATGTGCCTGTGGGATGCCGGCGGAACCGACACGCTCGACTTCTCCGCCTGCACGGGAGCCACCGTGATCAACCTGAACGCGGGCGCCTTCAGCGAAACCGCGCGGGGCTTGAACAATGTCTCCATCGCCTATGGCGTGACGATCGAAAACGCGATCGGCGGGGCCGGCGGGACAACGTTCTACGCGAACGGCGCCGGCAACCGGCTGACCGGTGGCGCCGCGGCCGACACGTTCCACCTGGGCGCGGGCAGCGACACCATCACCGGCGCGGGCGGGCAGGACACGGTGGTGTTCGCCAAGAGCTTCGCCAGCTACACCGTGGTCCGCGACGGCAACACGCTGACCGTGACGGGCGAGGGCACCGATCTGCTGTCCGGCATCGAAAGCCTGCGTTTTGCCGACCGCACGCTGGGCATCGACGCGTTCAGCGCGACGACGAGCCAGGTGGGCACCGCCGGCAACGACACCATCACCGCCGTGTCGACCGCCGTGCGCATCGATGGCGCCGCGGGGCTCGACACGGTGCTGTTCGGCGGTGCACGCGGCACGTATGACGTGAACGCCGTTGCCGAAGGCTACAGCGTCACCGCGAAGACATCCGGCGTCACCGATGTGCTGGTCAACGTGGAACGCCTGCAATTTGCCGACGGGAACATTGCCCTGGACGTCGGCGGCACCGCCGGCCAGCTCTACCGGCTGTACGCCGCCGCGTTCGACCGCACGCCGGACGAATCGGGCATCGGCTTCTGGCTCAAGGCCATGGATGGCGGCGCGCAGTTGTCCGGTATCGCCGAGCATTTCGCCAACAGCCCGGAGTTCCTGCAGCGCTATGGCGCGCTCGACAACGCAGGCTACCTGACGCAGCTGTACGCGAACGTGCTCGACCGTCAATTCGACCAGGAGGGCTTCAATTTCTGGCTGGGCGCACTGGAGGGCGGCGTGCCCCGCGGCGACATCCTGACGGGGTTCTCGGAATCGACCGAATTCCGTGCCACGCTGGCCGGCGGCATCAGCGACGGCGTGGACTACCTGCCATTCGGCGGCTGATCGGCCGGAGCGCAGCCGATTTCCCAGTCCGGCGCCAGACCCGGGCGCCGGTTCCTTCATCCTGCGCCAGACCAGGGCGCCGGTTCCTCCATTCAGCGCCTGCTCAGTGCGCCGACGCCATTTCCAGTGGCAGGCTGATGCGGTTTCTGCCCATGTGCTTGGCGCGGTACAACGCCGCGTCGGCCTCGGCCAGCAATTGCACCGGCTCGTACTCGGGCGCCGGCAGCGCCGTCGCGGCGCCGATGCTGATGGTGACGCATTGCCCGGCTGCCCCCAGGTTCGGCAGGTGCAGTTGCTCGACGCGGCAGCGCATGCGCTCGGCCACGATGGCGGCGCCCTTCAGCGACTGGTTCGGCAGGATCACGGCGAATTCCTCCCCGCCGTAGCGCGCCACCAGGTCGTTCGCGCGCATTTCCTTGGCCACCGCGCCGGCAACCCGCCGCAGGCAGTCGTCGCCGCCCACGTGGCCATACGCATCGTTGTACTGCTTGAAATTGTCCACGTCGACCATCAGCAGCGACAGCGGCTGCTGCTGGCGCAGCGCGCGCTGCCACTCGGCATGCAGCGTATCGTCGAAGCAGCGGCGGTTCGCCAGCCCGGTCAGCGCGTCGCGCGTGGCCAGCTGTTCGAGCGCAATCTGGGCCTGTTTTTCCTCGGTCATGTCGCGCAGCGTCTGCACCACGGCGGCCAGGCCGCCGAGCTCGTTGCAAATGGGGCTGACGTCGACCGCCAGGTAGCGGCGCCGGCCGCCGCGCGGCATGTCGCACCACCCTTCGGCGCTCAGGTGGCCCGGTTCCTCGCAGGGCTGGGCATGGGCGTCGTACAGCGCCGGCGCCTCGTGGGTGCGCTGCTGGACCACCAGGTCGGCCAGTGTCGGATGCGGAGTACGGTGGAAACAGCGCCACGTATCGGTGGTGCCGAGCACGTCGCTGGCCGGTACGCCGGTCAGCCGCTCGCATGCACGGTTCCACGCGACGGCCCGGCCGCGCGCATCGAGCACGAATGCGGGAATGGCCAGCAGCTCGAGCAGCCTGAACGCATCGCCGTCGGGCTGGCCGGAGCGGGATCCATCGATCAGGTGGTGCACTCTTTGCGCGTTACTTATTTTCTGCGAGTTCATCATTGGCGGGCCCGGATAGTCGATCGCGTTGGACGGCGTTATCTTATTGCTCCGTTATTTCAGCATTTGTTGTGCTGAATCTTGATTGTGCATTGCGGTATCGGGCCGACGTTTGATTGGGAACAAATGTGCGGTAAGCGGGCTGGGCGGAATGGCCGAAGACGAGACCCGGTCGAAAAGCGGGCGGAATACCGGCCCCGGCTAGTCCCCGCCAGGCGACCCTGCTGCCACTATCGCATCACCAGCCGTCAGCGGCCCGGCCCCGGCCGCTGTACCCCGCACAGCTGACGTTACTTGCAGGTAACTATCAATGGCCACCACCGCCGGCCGCCGCGCTTTGGCATATAATCGAGGGTTCGCCATCCGGCCAAGCCCCGCCAATCCGGCCGGCCCGGCCGGTCCACCAGGATTCATCGTGACTTACAGTATCAAAGAGATTTTCTATACGCTGCAGGGCGAGGGCGCCCACGCCGGACGCCCGGCGGTGTTTTGCCGCTTTGCCGGCTGCAACTTGTGGACCGGCCGCGAAAGCGACCGCGCCAGCGCCACCTGCCAGTTCTGCGACACGGACTTCGTCGGCACGGACGGCGAGCGGGGCGGCAAGTTCGCCACGCCGCAGGCACTGGCCGAGGTGATCGACAGCCTGTGGCCGGACACCTATCCCGCCAGCAAGTACGTCGTCTTTACCGGCGGCGAACCGCTGCTGCAACTCGATGGGCCGCTGATCGATGCCATGCATGCGGCCGGCTTCACGATCGCCATCGAAACCAACGGCACGGTTGCCGTCCCGCCCGGCATCGACTGGGTCTGCGTCAGCCCTAAAGTGGGCGCGCAGCTCGTCGTTGCGAAAGGCAACGAACTGAAGGTGGTGATCCCGCAAGCCAACCAGGACTTGCGCGACTACGAGCACCTGGACTTCGACAACTTCTTCGTGCAGCCGATGGATGGCCCGCTGGCGGCCTTCAACACCACGCTGGCGATCGAAACATGCAAGCGGCATCCGAAATGGAAGCTGTCGCTGCAGACCCACAAACTCCTGAACATTCCCTGAACTGCTCCTCCCATGTTGACCATTACCCGCAAGCTGGAATTCGATGCCGGCCACCGCATTCCCGACCACAAGAGCCAGTGCCGCAACCTGCACGGGCACCGCTACACGCTGGAGATCACGCTGACCGGCGAAGTGATCGCGGCCGAAGGCAATTCCGACAACGGCATGATCATGGACTTTTCCGACGTCAAGGCGCTGGCCAAGGAGCACCTGGTCGACGTCTGGGACCATGCTTTCCTGGTCTACGAGAAGGATAGCGCCGTGAAGGAATTCCTGGCGTCGCTGCCGGGCCACAAGACCGTCGTCATCGACCGCATCCCCACCGTGGAAAACCTGGCCGCCGTGGCCTTCGGCATCCTGAAGGCGGCCTACAAGGACCGCTACGGCACCGGCCTGAAGCTGCACAAGCTGGTGCTGCACGAGACCCCGAACTGCTGGGCCGAGATCACCGATGCCTGAGGCAGGGGCGGGCGACGGCTGCACCGCCGACAGCGGCGGGCAATCGTTCATGCGCGAAGCGCTGGCCGAGGCGCAGCGCGCCTGGGACCTGGGCGAAGTCCCGGTCGGCGCGGTCGTCGTCAAGGACGGCGTCGTCATCGCGCGCGGCTTCAACCAGCCGATCACCGGCCATGATCCCACCGCGCACGCGGAAATCGTCGCCATGCGCGCCGCCGCCCGGGTCCTGGGCAACTACCGGCTGCCCGGCTGCGAACTGTACGTGACGCTGGAGCCCTGCGTGATGTGTTCCGGCGCGATGATGCATGCGCGGCTGGCGAAGGTGGTGTATGGCGCGCGCGACCCGAAGACCGGCGCGGCCGGTTCCGTCGTCGACCTGTTCGCGTCGGAACAGCTGAACCACCATACGGCGGCCGTCGGCGGAGTCCTCGACGAGGAATGCGGCAACCTGCTGAAGGCCTTCTTTGCCAGCCGCCGCGCCGCAGCCCGCGCCGCGCGGGTGGCAAGCCAGAATGAGGCCGAGCGGGCGGCGATCGTCGACGCGCGTCTTGCTGGGGGCGGCACCGGCGAGTAAGATGGCCCCGCCTCTTATTCGCGGGATCCATCTTGAACCAAATCGCTATCGCCATCGTCGCCCCGAGCGGCAGTGCGCTGGACGATGACGCGCTGGCGCGCGGCATTGCCCGGCTCGAGCAGCAGGGCTGCACCGTCCATAACTATTACCAGCCGGCGGACAAGTATCAGCGCTTCGGCGGCACCGATGCCGGCCGGCTGGGGCAGCTGGAAGCGGCTGCCCGCGATCCGGACGTGCAGGTGGTCATGGCGCTGCGCGGCTCGTACGGGCTCTCGCGCATCCTGCCCCGTATCGATTTCCGCGCCATGGCCGACAGTGGCAAGCTGTTCGTCGGCTACAGCGATTTCACGGCATTCCACATGGGCCTGATGGCCGCCACCGGCCGAAAGAGCTTCGCCGGCCCGATGGTGTGCGCCGATCTCATCCGTGACGAACCGGTGGCGTACACGCTGGACCAGTTCAGCGCATGCCTGCGCGGCCCCACCCACGCCGTGCGCGGCAGCGCCACCGGCAACCCGGCCGTCGATGTCGAAGGTCGCCTGTGGGGCGGCAACCTGGCCATGCTGAACCACCTGCTCGGCACGCCATATTTCGCGCCCATCGCGGGCGGCATCGTGTTCATCGAAGACATCAACGAGCATCCGTACCGCGTCGAGCGGATGGTGCTGCAGCTGCTGTACGCGGGCGCGCTGGATGGCCAGCGTGCGCTGGTGCTGGGCGATTTTTCCGGTTACCGGCTGGCGCCCTTCGACAACGGCTACGACTTCGACGCCATGCTGGCCTACCTGCGCGCAACGCTGCCGATCCCCGTGCTCACCGGGCTGCCGTTCGGGCATGTGAAGCACCACTGCACGCTGCCGTACGGCGGCCTGGCGCGCCTGACATCGGATGCCGAGGGCTTCGATCTCACCGTCGGCGACTACCCGACGCTGGCCCAGCCGTACCTGTGACAGCCGGCGCCGCCTGCCCCGTGCCAGGCCGGCAATGGAAATGATAAAATGCGCGGTTCATCGAAATACATCTACGCAAGGGCTCATCAGTGCTATCCACCGCAAACATCACCATGCAATTCGGCGCCAAGCCGCTGTTCGAGAATATCTCCGTCAAGTTCGGCGACGGCAACCGCTACGGCCTGATCGGCGCCAACGGCTGCGGCAAGTCCACCTTCATGAAGATCCTCGGCGGCGACCTGGAGCCGTCGGCCGGCAACGTCATGCTCGATGTGAATGAACGCCTGGGCAAGCTGCGCCAGGACCAGTTCGCGTACGAGGAAATGCGCGTGCTGGACGTGGTCATGATGGGCCACACCGAGATGTGGGCCGCGATGCAGGAACGCGACGCGATCTATGCCAATCCGGAAGCCACCGACGACGACTACATGAAGGCCGCCGACCTGGAAGGCAAGGTCGCCGAATACGACGGCTACACGGCCGAAGCGCGCGCCGGCGAACTGCTGCTGGGCGCCGGTGTCGAGATCGAGCTGCACCAGGGGCCGATGAGCGCCGTGGCGCCGGGCTGGAAGCTGCGCGTGCTGCTGGCGCAGGCGCTGTTCTCGAACCCGGATATCCTGCTGCTCGACGAACCGACCAACAACCTGGACATCAACACCATCCGCTGGCTCGAGGATGTGCTGAACCAGCGCAACTCGACGATGATCATCATCTCGCACGATCGCCACTTCCTGAACCAGGTGTGCACGCACGTGGCCGACATGGATTACGGCACGCTGAAGATCTACCCGGGCAACTACGACGACTACATGCTCGCTTCCACGCAGGCGCGCAACCAGCAGCTGGCCAACAACGCCAAGGCCAAGGAAAAGGTCGCCGAACTGCAGGACTTCGTGCGCCGCTTCTCGGCCAACAAGTCGAAGGCGCGCCAGGCCACGTCGCGCGCCAAGATGATCGACAAGATCAAGGTGGAAGATATCAAGCCTTCCTCGCGCGCCTATCCGTTCGTGCGTTTCGAGGGCGAGAAGAAGCTGCACCGCCTGGCCGTGGAAGTCGAGAACATCTCGAAAACCTACGACAAGACCCTGTTCAAGAACTTCTCGATCATGGTCGAGGCGGGCGAGCGCATCGCCATCATCGGCGCGAACGGCGCCGGCAAGACCACGATGCTGCGCTGTATCGCCGGCGAACTGGCCAGCCTGCAGCCCGACACCGGTTTCGTGAAATGGGCCGAGAACGCCAATGTCGGCTACATGCCGCAGGATCCGACCGAGGAATTCGCCACCGACGCCAACCTGACCGACTGGATGGGCCGCTGGACGAAAGAGGGCGATGACGACCAGGCCGTGCGCTCCATCCTCGGCCGCCTGCTGTTCGGCGGCGACGAAGTGAAGAAATCCGTGCGCGTGCTGTCCGGCGGGGAAAAGGGCCGCATGATGTACGGCAAGCTGATGCTGGGCCGCCACAACGTGCTGCTGCTCGATGAGCCGACCAACCACATGGACATGGAATCGATCGAATCGCTGAACATCGCGCTCGACAAGTACGCCGGCACCCTGATTTTCGTGTCGCACGACCGTGAATTCGTGTCGTCGCTGGCCAACCGCGTCATCGAGATCAAGGAAAACGAAGTGGTCGACTTCCGCGGCAACTACGAAGAATACCTGACCAGCCAAGGCATCAGCTGAGGGGACCTCGATAAAGCTATTGCGCGACGCCATACGCTGGTCTCCGGTACTCACCGTACTAAAGTACGGTTCCGTTCCTCAACCAGGTATGACGCCGCTCATTACGCTTTCTCGAGGCCCCGAACTGTTGAGGATAATTTGCGAGACACTCTAGTGATGAATACCGTAGCTATTCCTGTAAAGACCGTCGAATACGAAAAGCCGCTGCTGGAGCAGAACGAACAGGGCGGCAGCTGCGTGGCCCATGCGTGGGCGCGCACGCCGGCACCCGTGCCGGCGGACGAGAAGATCCTGCTGAAGGAGCGCATCCGCACGCTGCTGCGCGAGCGCAATGCCGTGCTGGTGGCCCACTACTACGTCGATGCCGACCTGCAGGACCTGGCCGAGGAGACCGGCGGTTGCGTGTCCGATTCGCTGGAAATGGCGCGCTTCGGCCGCGACCATCCGGCGCAGACGCTGGTGGTGGCCGGCGTGAAATTCATGGGCGAGACGGCGAAGATCCTGTCGCCTGAAAAAACCATCCTGATGCCGGACCTGGACGCGACCTGCTCGCTGGACCTGGGCTGCGATCCGGACGAATTCGCCGCGTTCTGCGACCAGCATCCGGACCGCACCGTGGTCGTGTATGCCAATACCAGCGCCGCCGTGAAAGCGCGCGCCGACTGGATGGTGACCTCGTCGATCGGGCTGGACATCGTCCAGCACCTGCACGAGCAGGGCAAGAAGATCCTGTGGGCGCCGGATAAACACCTGGGTTCGTACATCCAGAAGCAGACCGGCGCGGACATGCTGCTGTGGCAGGGTTCCTGCCTGGTGCACGACGAGTTCAAGGGCGTCGAACTGAACTTGCTGAAGGCCGAGCATCCGGACGCGAAAGTGCTGGTGCACCCGGAATCGCCAGCCAACGTGGTCGACCAGGCCGACGTGATCGGGTCCACGTCGCAGCTGATCGCGGCCGCCGTCAGCCTGCCGGCTACCAAGTTCATCGTCGCCACCGACAACGGCATCCTGCACAAGATGCGCCTGGCCGCGCCCACCAAGACCTTCATCGAAGCGCCGACCGCCGGCAACAGCGCCACGTGCAAGAGCTGCGCGCACTGCCCGTGGATGGCCATGAACGGCTTGCGCAACCTGGCCGACGTGCTGGAAAACCTGTCCAACGAAATTCACGTCGATCCGGCCGTGGGCGAGCAGGCCAAGGTATCGATCAACCGCATGCTCGATTTTGCCGCGGCGAAGAAGGCCAGGGTGGCGCCGGGCGCCGACCTCGCACAAGAAGCCAAACTGTTTTCGGGAATCGGACCTGCATGAGTATTTCATTATGAGCACATTGGTAAATCGTTTCGCGCCGTTCGACGCGGCGCTGACCCGCGCCTTCGAGGGCAACCTGCTGGCCGCGCTGCTGGAAGATGTGGGCACCGGCGACCTGACCGGCAAGCTGGTCCCCGAGGCCAGCCGCGCCGTGGCCCGCGTGATCGTCCGCGAGGATGCCGTGCTGTGCGGCGCCCCCTGGTTCGAAGGCATCATGCATGCGCTGGATTCGGCGATCGGCATCGAGTGGCATTACGCCGAGGGTGAGTCGATGAAGGCCGATTCCCCGGTCTGCACGCTGGTCGGCCCATCGCGCGCGCTCCTCACCGCCGAGCGGTCGGCGCTGAACTTCCTGCAACTGCTGTCGGGTGTCGCCACGGCCACGCGCCGCTATGTCGATGCGATCGCCGGCACGCACGCCGCCATCCTCGATACCCGCAAGACCCTGCCGGGCCTGCGCCTGGCGCAGAAATACGCGGTGCGCGTCGGCGGCGGCCAGAACCAGCGCCTGGCCCTGTACGACGGCATCCTGATCAAGGAAAACCATATCGCGGCGGCGGGCGGCATCACCGCCGCGCTGGTGGCCGCGAAGAACGCGGGCGGCAACGTGTCGATCCAGGTCGAAGTGGAAAATCTCGTCGAGCTGGAAGAGGCGCTCACCGCCGGCGCCACCTCGATCCTGCTGGATAACTTCGATCTCGCCATGATGCGCGAAGCGGTGCAGGTCAACCGCGGCCGCGCCTTGCTGGAAGCGTCCGGCGGCGTGAACTTCGACACGGTCCGCGCAATCGCCGAGACGGGCGTGCACCGCATCTCGATCGGCGCGCTCACCAAGGATGTCAGGGCCACCGATTATTCGCTGCGCATCGTCGGCGATGCCGCGGGCTGAGCATGTCGAAATCTGAAAGGACGTGAATGAGCCGGTTCTGGAGTGACGTCGTCCGTCGACTGACCCCGTATACGCCGGGTGAACAGGTGCACATGCCTGGCCTGGTCAAACTCAATGCCAACGAAAACCCGTATGGCCCTTCGCCGCTGGCGCTGGCCGCCATACGGGAAGCGGCCGGCGATGGCTTGCGCACTTATCCCGACGTGAACGGCACGGCGCTGAAGGATGCGCTGGCGGCCAGCCACGGGCTGCGGCGCGAGCAGGTCTTCATCGGCAACAGCTCCGACGAAGTGCTGGCCCATGTATTCCAGGGGCTGCTCAAGCACGAGTTGCCGCTGCTGTCGCCGGACATCAGCTACAGCTTCTATCCGACCTACTGCAAGCTGTATGGCATCGCCCAGCGCACCGTGCCGTTGAACGAGCGCTTCGAGATCGACGTGGCGGACTACGACCAGCCTTGCGGCGCCGTCATCCTGGCGAACCCGAATGCGCCGACCGGCCATGCGCTGCCGCTGGCCGATATCGAACGGCTGCTGGCCATGCATCCGGACCGGGTGGTGGTGGTCGACGAAGCCTACGTGGACTTCGGCGCCGAAAGCGCGGCCACGCTGATCGACCGCTACGACAACTTGCTGGTGGTGCAGACGTTCTCGAAATCGCGCTCGCTGGCCGGCCTGCGGGTCGGCTTCGCGCTGGGCCACGCCGACCTGGTCGCGGGGCTGGAGCGGGTGAAAAACAGTTTCAACTGCTATCCGCTCAGCCAGATCGCCCTGGCCGGCGCCGTGGCCGCCGTCGAGGATACGGCCTATTTCGAGCAGACGCGCGCCGCCATCATCGCGACCCGTGAGCGCCTGACGGGCGACCTGC belongs to Pseudoduganella albidiflava and includes:
- the queE gene encoding 7-carboxy-7-deazaguanine synthase, with translation MTYSIKEIFYTLQGEGAHAGRPAVFCRFAGCNLWTGRESDRASATCQFCDTDFVGTDGERGGKFATPQALAEVIDSLWPDTYPASKYVVFTGGEPLLQLDGPLIDAMHAAGFTIAIETNGTVAVPPGIDWVCVSPKVGAQLVVAKGNELKVVIPQANQDLRDYEHLDFDNFFVQPMDGPLAAFNTTLAIETCKRHPKWKLSLQTHKLLNIP
- the queD gene encoding 6-carboxytetrahydropterin synthase QueD is translated as MLTITRKLEFDAGHRIPDHKSQCRNLHGHRYTLEITLTGEVIAAEGNSDNGMIMDFSDVKALAKEHLVDVWDHAFLVYEKDSAVKEFLASLPGHKTVVIDRIPTVENLAAVAFGILKAAYKDRYGTGLKLHKLVLHETPNCWAEITDA
- a CDS encoding prolyl oligopeptidase family serine peptidase; this translates as MHLKRATLAAAATAAAALLAGTTGHALAQACAPGTSQQRPLTYPVTKKVDQRDDYHGTTVADPYRWLEDANSAETRAWVDEQNRLTQAFLGQIPERAAIRQRLTQLWNFERYSVPFKEGGRYFYSRNDGLQNQAVLYTVKTLDEQPRVLLDPNTLASDGTVALAGIAISPQGKYLAYSTAASGSDWNEIRVRDIDTGKDTQDHIKWVKFSSTAWAHDGSGFYYSRYDEPAEGAKLAGVNYFQKLYFHKLGTPQERDILVYDRPDQKEWGFQAEVTDDGRYLVINATQGTDPKNRVFIKDLKQKDGKVAGLLEAFDASYAFIDNDGPLFYFVTDKNAPKSRIAAIDVRNGKWTEIVPEAKQTLKGANIVNGQLVAEYLADAYSAVKVFDLKGKPLHDVALPGIGSAGGFAGKRGDTETFYAYTSFTTPTTIYRYDLKAGKSSVYRQPKVDFDPDAYETRQEFFTSKDGTRVPMFIVARKGIKRDGSNPTYLYGYGGFNVPLTPAFSVANLAWVEMGGVYVMANLRGGGEYGEEWHQAGTKLRKQNVFDDFIGAAEWLVANKVTSPAKLAIGGGSNGGLLVGAAMTQRPDLFGAALPAVGVMDMLRFHKFTIGWAWTSDYGSSDNPEEFKALVKYSPLHNLKAGTCYPATMVTTADHDDRVVPAHSFKFAAAAQAAQGGPAPVLIRIETKAGHGAGKPTSKQIEEVADRWGFLSRTLGMQAAPVTAASPSSSGAAR
- a CDS encoding sensor domain-containing diguanylate cyclase; amino-acid sequence: MHHLIDGSRSGQPDGDAFRLLELLAIPAFVLDARGRAVAWNRACERLTGVPASDVLGTTDTWRCFHRTPHPTLADLVVQQRTHEAPALYDAHAQPCEEPGHLSAEGWCDMPRGGRRRYLAVDVSPICNELGGLAAVVQTLRDMTEEKQAQIALEQLATRDALTGLANRRCFDDTLHAEWQRALRQQQPLSLLMVDVDNFKQYNDAYGHVGGDDCLRRVAGAVAKEMRANDLVARYGGEEFAVILPNQSLKGAAIVAERMRCRVEQLHLPNLGAAGQCVTISIGAATALPAPEYEPVQLLAEADAALYRAKHMGRNRISLPLEMASAH
- a CDS encoding DUF4214 domain-containing protein codes for the protein MSLTSGSNAIDALVYSSWNRTADTPVTLTYSFLTRAPIDASADDRTGFKAMSSVQQSAVREALGEWASVANISFVEVASSTAQLQFGTNTQGTSTSAYAYLPGIGIPSVQMYLNNKLSYNSDFSVGSYGPSVVMHEIGHMLGLKHPGDYNATGSDVDGPFLPAATDNGDYTLMSYNDPTGYAINHKFQTTLMMYDIQAIQYLYGANTRYHSGNDEYDFSSGTAPMCLWDAGGTDTLDFSACTGATVINLNAGAFSETARGLNNVSIAYGVTIENAIGGAGGTTFYANGAGNRLTGGAAADTFHLGAGSDTITGAGGQDTVVFAKSFASYTVVRDGNTLTVTGEGTDLLSGIESLRFADRTLGIDAFSATTSQVGTAGNDTITAVSTAVRIDGAAGLDTVLFGGARGTYDVNAVAEGYSVTAKTSGVTDVLVNVERLQFADGNIALDVGGTAGQLYRLYAAAFDRTPDESGIGFWLKAMDGGAQLSGIAEHFANSPEFLQRYGALDNAGYLTQLYANVLDRQFDQEGFNFWLGALEGGVPRGDILTGFSESTEFRATLAGGISDGVDYLPFGG
- the tadA gene encoding tRNA adenosine(34) deaminase TadA, whose product is MPEAGAGDGCTADSGGQSFMREALAEAQRAWDLGEVPVGAVVVKDGVVIARGFNQPITGHDPTAHAEIVAMRAAARVLGNYRLPGCELYVTLEPCVMCSGAMMHARLAKVVYGARDPKTGAAGSVVDLFASEQLNHHTAAVGGVLDEECGNLLKAFFASRRAAARAARVASQNEAERAAIVDARLAGGGTGE